Proteins from a genomic interval of Corvus moneduloides isolate bCorMon1 chromosome 6, bCorMon1.pri, whole genome shotgun sequence:
- the TMED10 gene encoding transmembrane emp24 domain-containing protein 10 has translation MPLPPLPLPGRPRLGRAPLLPLLLLLLLVGPARPISFQLPGKARKCLREEIHRDTLVTGEYEIGAPPGSSTGPSANLKITDSAGHILYAKEDATKGKFAFTTEDYDMFEACFESKLPVGTGRMPDQLVTLDMKHGVEAKNYEEIAKVEKLKPLEVELRRLEDLSESIVNDFAYMKKREEEMRDTNESTNTRVLYFSIFSMCCLIGLATWQVFYLRRFFKAKKLIE, from the exons atgccgctgccgccgctgccgctgcccggccgcccccgcctcGGGCGGGCCCCGCTCCTGccgctgctcctgctgctcctgctggtggGCCCGGCGCGGCCCATCTCCTTCCAGCTGCCGGGCAAGGCGCGGAAGTGCCTGCGGGAGGAGATCCACCGCGACACCCTGGTCACCGGCGAGTACGAGATCGGCGCCCCGCCGGGCTCCTCCACCGGACCCTCCGCCAACCTCAAG ATAACTGACTCGGCTGGGCACATCCTGTATGCCAAGGAGGATGCCACCAAGGGCAAGTTTGCCTTCACCACTGAAGACTATGATATGTTTGAGGCCTGCTTTGAGAGCAAGCTTCCTGTGG GAACAGGGAGGATGCCGGACCAGCTCGTGACTCTGGATATGAAGCATGGCGTTGAAGCAAAGAACTACGAGGAG atTGCTAAAGTGGAGAAGTTGAAACCCCTGGAAGTAGAATTGAGGCGCTTGGAAGATCTTTCAGAGTCCATCGTTAACGACTTCGCTTACATGAAGAAACGAGAAGAGGAGATGAGGGACACAAATG AGTCGACAAACACCCGGGTTCTGTACTTCAGCATTTTCTCCATGTGCTGTCTCATCGGACTGGCTACCTGGCAGGTTTTCTACCTGCGTCGCTTCTTCAAGGCCAAGAAGCTGATTGAGTAA